The DNA segment TGGCTCTGGAGTCGAAGGACTATCAGCTTTTGAACAAAGCTCTCCGGATTTAGTTGTATCGGATGTCATGATGCCAGAAATGGACGGGTTCGAATTTTGTCGCCGTCTTCGGGCCATGCGCTCTGGTCAGCTTGTACCCTTTATCTTTCTGTCTAGCCGAGGAGAAGTTGAAGACCGCATTCAAGGGCATGACATTGGCGCAGATGACTACTTAATCAAACCGTTTGAGCCGAGGGAACTAGTCGCCAAAATTGAGGCCCAGTTAGAGCGATCGCGCCGCACTCATGCTGAGATCATTCGCTTAATTCAGCAATCCAACGTTACTACTGAAGCCAGTCCCACCCCCCTACCGCTCACTCCCGCTGAGGAAAAAGTCTTTTGGGAAGTGATTCAAGGCTATACCAACAAGCAAATTGGCGATCGCTTATTTGTCAGTCCCCGCACTGTGCAAACTCACCTCAGCAATATCCTGAGTAAGTTGCAGCTGGAAAATCGTTCCCAGCTCGTTCGCTTTGCCTTTGAGAGAGGCTATCATCCCCCCACGGAAGCGAAAGAGGCAGAGTAACTAAGCCGAATCCAGGCTCAGCAGAGTTACGGAGTGATTTGTTGGTACCATAAGGGTTGGGCGGAGCATCTCCGCAGGAAATTGATTGACTGCTGAGAGCAAAGCTAAGTGATGATTCCTGGCGTTTATACCTTGACTGAACTACAGCAAGCAATTGCCGCAGCGCCAAACCGCTGGCGACCTTTAGTGTTCACTAACGGTTGCTTCGATCTACTCCACGTTGGACATATCCGCTACCTCCAGTCGGCAAAAACTCTAGGGCGATCGCTAGTGGTTGGTCTCAATCATGACGCTTCTGTTGCCGCCATTAAACCTCACACACCAGGACAGCCACCTCGACCAATTGTTCCAGCAGAGCAGCGAGCCGAACTCTTAGCAGCGCTCAAACCTGTAGATGCAGTCGTTGTCTTTGCAGAAACCACTGCTGATCCCCTAATTGCCGCCCTTAAACCTGATGTCTATGTCAAAGGCGGAGACTATCAGCTGGAGACTTTACCAGAAGCGTCCAGTGTCCGAGCCTGTGGGGGTCAGATAGAGTTTGTTCCTGTAGAAGTACCTACCTCTTCCACAGCCATCATCAATCGAATTTTGCAGTCCAGCGGATAAAATGAGCTTTCTGAGGCGCGGCTATCCAGCAGCGATCGGGGGCATTTAGATTCCAGCTAATTTTTCCAGCCTGCGTTGGGCAAGAGCTTCCAGTCCATGAATGAATTGCAGCAACTTGACATGAGCGGTTTCACTACTGATTCAAATCTCTCTTCTGCAACCCATACCGCGAGTCACCTAGACGACCTCCGGCTCAAGTTAAAGTCGGACTCTCCTAAGACTCAGTTGCAAGCCTTGCAAGACATCATTCAGGCAGACGAAGTAGGGCTAGCCTTATTGATGGAGTTTCTGCTAGAGCGCCGTGCTGCCGTTCCAAGCTTCGTTGAAGGCACAGCGTATCAAGCGCTTTATGCAGCCAATTCTCCCAAAGCCGCAGAATTTCTTCAAACCCACTTCCCTACAGGTATTGTTCCTCTGCGCTCTGAGGGCAACATTGACTACAGCGAACTGCAAAAGTTACTGGCTCAACAAGAACTAGAAGCAGCCGATCGCCTTACCTTAGAGAAACTCTGTGAATTAGCGGGTCCTGCCGCAGCCCAACGTAAATGGGTCTACTTTACAGAAGTTGGTAGCCTACCAATCACAGACTTACAAACCATTAACAGCCTCTGGCTTGTGCATTCCGAAGGCAAATTTGGCTTTTCTGTGCAACGAGAAATTTGGCTGAGCGTTGGCAAAGACTGGGACAAGCTTTGGCCTAAAATTGGCTGGAAAGCTGCCAACAACTGGACTCGCTATCCTCAAGGGTTTACCTGGAACCTTAGCGCTCCTAGAGGCCATCTACCCCTGTCTAACCAGCTACGAGGCGTGCGAGTGATGGCCGCCCTCCTAGCTCACCCTGCGTGGCTTAGCGCTCCTACCGCCAAATAGCACTGGCAAAAGTGCGCTCAGTCACCCAAACAGTTAGCACTCCAGTCTAAGGCATACGCAGGGATAAATCCTGGCTGAATCCAGAAATATGTAACACGCCAGAGGTACTATAGCCTTGTATTTAACAGCTTAATTTGATACTGCAGCTTTATAAAATTTTTACTTTTTCCGGGAATTTTTCTACTACACCTGAAAACTGTAGCGTAGCCAAGAGTTGTAGGCTCAAATCATGCCTTCGTCTTGGGTCGCCCTACTTATCGAGAAGTCCTGAATTGATTTCTCTCCCTGTCTAATATGTCCTATTTCGAATTCTAGATAGTTTCATGGTTGGCATCA comes from the Trichocoleus sp. FACHB-46 genome and includes:
- a CDS encoding response regulator transcription factor yields the protein MKRILVVDDDTTLRIALTRYLQNRGYVVQDAGSGVEGLSAFEQSSPDLVVSDVMMPEMDGFEFCRRLRAMRSGQLVPFIFLSSRGEVEDRIQGHDIGADDYLIKPFEPRELVAKIEAQLERSRRTHAEIIRLIQQSNVTTEASPTPLPLTPAEEKVFWEVIQGYTNKQIGDRLFVSPRTVQTHLSNILSKLQLENRSQLVRFAFERGYHPPTEAKEAE
- a CDS encoding adenylyltransferase/cytidyltransferase family protein — protein: MIPGVYTLTELQQAIAAAPNRWRPLVFTNGCFDLLHVGHIRYLQSAKTLGRSLVVGLNHDASVAAIKPHTPGQPPRPIVPAEQRAELLAALKPVDAVVVFAETTADPLIAALKPDVYVKGGDYQLETLPEASSVRACGGQIEFVPVEVPTSSTAIINRILQSSG
- a CDS encoding GUN4 N-terminal ARM-like repeat domain-containing protein, whose amino-acid sequence is MNELQQLDMSGFTTDSNLSSATHTASHLDDLRLKLKSDSPKTQLQALQDIIQADEVGLALLMEFLLERRAAVPSFVEGTAYQALYAANSPKAAEFLQTHFPTGIVPLRSEGNIDYSELQKLLAQQELEAADRLTLEKLCELAGPAAAQRKWVYFTEVGSLPITDLQTINSLWLVHSEGKFGFSVQREIWLSVGKDWDKLWPKIGWKAANNWTRYPQGFTWNLSAPRGHLPLSNQLRGVRVMAALLAHPAWLSAPTAK